The following proteins are encoded in a genomic region of Rissa tridactyla isolate bRisTri1 chromosome 5, bRisTri1.patW.cur.20221130, whole genome shotgun sequence:
- the PKD2 gene encoding polycystin-2 isoform X1, with translation MWREGNYISLRTPGFPGRRRRAGKGRRRRRSAPGGGELMAGRGGCRRGREQLELERLGEAARAGSCPPSPPLSACSRQAWSRDNPGFEPEEEGTAAAAAGPVLEMDVEWGSPAAGTSSSLGSGAVGQGGGGRRQRRLPAGRGGAEGPSRHQVPADGAAPRRAAWAKRLARRLRGLWGTRLMEESNTSRERYLKSVLRELVTYMIFLVVLCVLTYGTVSSSMYYYTRVMSQLFLETPVSKMEKTDFKTLSTMDDFWKFTEGPLLDGLYWEMWYNNKTMSENKSFIYYENLLLGVPRIRQLKVRNGSCSIPEDLKDEIKDCYDVYSVANEDTAPFGLRNGTAWTYTNEKDLNGSSHWGLIATYSGAGYYQDLSRTREVTAVQIASLKNNLWLDRGTRAAFIDFSVYNANINLFCVVRLLVEFPATGGLVTSWQFQPVRLIHYISTFDFFLAACEMAFCLFVLYYMVEEILEIHIHRLHYFRSLWNCLDILIIVLSVVAIGISIYRTSTVDTLLKKLLEDQNSFPNFEPLAYWQMQFNNITAVTLFFVWIKLFKFVNFNRTMSQLSTTMSRCVKDVIGFAIMFFIIFLAYAQLAYLVFGTQVDDFSTFQDCIFTQFRIILGDFNFTEVEEANRILGPIYFTTFVFFMFFILLNMFLAIINDTYSEVKSDMAQQKAEMELSDLIRKGYNKAMIKLKLKKTTVDDISESLRQGGGKLNFDELRQDLKGKGHTDAEIEAIFTKYDQDGDQELTEHEHQQMRDDLEKEREDLDLDRSSLPRPLSSRSFPRSLDDSEEDEDEDSGHSSRRRGSSSSGVSYEEFQVLMRRVDRMEHSIGSIVSKIDAVIVKLEAMERAKLKRRDVLGRLLDGVTEDERLGRDNEIHREQMERLVREELERWESDDTASQMSHRLGTPLGLNGQPRSRNSRPSSSQSDGIEGGGGNGGNNIHV, from the exons ATGTGGAGGGAGGGCAACTACATCTCCCTCCGTACCCCGGGCTTTCCGGGCCGGCGCCGGAGGGCGGGGAaggggcggaggcggcggcgctcCGCCCCGGGCGGCGGCGAGCTGATGGCGGGCCGCGGAGGCTGCCGGCGCGGAcgggagcagctggagctggagcggcTGGGCGAGGCGGCGCGGGCCGGCTCCTGCCCGCCGTCGCCGCCGCTCTCTGCCTGCTCGCGGCAAGCCTGGAGCCGGGACAACCCGGGCTTCGAGCCCGAGGAggaggggacggcggcggcggcggcggggccggtgctggAGATGGACGTGGAGtggggcagccccgcggccggcACTTCGTCGTCGTTGGGCAGCGGTGCGGTGGGtcagggcggcggcgggcggcggcagcggcggctccccgcggggcgcggcggggcagAGGGGCCGAGCCGCCACCAGGTACCGGCCGACGGCGCCGCGCCCCGCCGAGCGGCCTGGGCCAAGCGCCTGGCGCGGCGGCTGCGAG GTCTGTGGGGGACAAGACTCATGGAAGAAAGCAACACCAGCAGAGAGCGATATCTGAAAAGTGTTCTGCGGGAGTTGGTTACGTACATGATTTTCCTTGTGGTCTTGTGTGTCT TGACTTATGGGACAGTGAGTTCCAGTATGTACTATTACACAAGGGTTATGTCACAGCTCTTCCTGGAAACACCTGTATcaaaaatggagaaaactgaTTTCAAAACTTTGTCCACAATGGATGACTTCTGGAAG ttCACAGAAGGCCCTTTGTTGGATGGTCTTTACTGGGAGATGTGGTACAACAACAAAACCatgtcagaaaacaaaagctttatttattaTGAGAACCTGCTCCTAGGAGTGCCTCGCATTCGGCAGCTGAAAGTGAGAAATGGTTCATGCTCAATACCTGAGGATTTAAAGGATGAAATCAAAGACTGCTATGATGTTTATTCTGTAGCTAATGAAGATACTGCTCCGTTTGGACTTCGGAATGGAACAGC TTGGACGTACACCAATGAGAAGGATTTGAATGGGAGCAGCCACTGGGGCTTGATTGCCACGTACAGTGGGGCTGGTTATTACCAAGACCTCTCAAGGACCAGGGAAGTGACAGCTGTACAGATTGCTAGCCTTAAGAACAACCTGTGGCTGGACAGAGGGACCAGAGCAGCTTTCATTGATTTCTCTGTATACAATGCAAACATCAACCTATTCTGCGTGGTCAG GTTGCTAGTGGAATTTCCGGCAACTGGAGGCCTTGTTACGTCTTGGCAGTTTCAGCCAGTGAGGTTGATTCACTACATCTCCACTTTTGACTTTTTCCTGGCAGCCTGTGAAatggcattttgtctttttgttctttattatatGGTGGAAGAGATCTTAGAAATTCACATTCATAGACTGCATTACTTCAGAAGTCTCTGGAATTGCCTTGATATCCTTATCATTGTG CTCTCTGTGGTAGCTATAGGAATTAGCATCTACAGGACATCAACTGTTGATACGCTCCTAAAGAAACTGCTGGAAGATCAGAACTCGTTCCCCAACTTTGAACCTTTGGCGTATTGGCAAATGCAATTCAACAACATCACTGCAGTCACTCTGTTTTTTGTCTGGATTAAG cttTTCAAATTTGTGAACTTCAACAGAACAATGAGTCAGTTATCCACTACCATGTCTCGCTGCGTCAAAGATGTCATTGGCTTTGCtattatgttttttattattttcttagcaTATGCTCAGTTAGCCTATCTTGTCTTTGGCACTCAAGTTGATGACTTCAGCACTTTCCAGGACTGCAT atttacTCAGTTCCGCATCATTTTGGGAGACTTCAACTTCACAGAGGTTGAAGAAGCTAATCGAATTTTGGGACCAATTTATTTCACTACATTTGTGTTCTTTATGTTCTTCATTCTTTTG AACATGTTTTTGGCCATTATCAACGATACATACTCTGAAGTCAAATCGGATATGGCACAACAGAAGGCAGAAATGGAGCTGTCTGACCTTATCAGAAAG GGCTACAACAAAGCCATGATCAAACTTAAATTGAAAAAAACTACTGTCGATGACATTTCAGAAAGTCTGAGGCAGGGTGGGGGAAAACTAAATTTTGATGAACTCCGGCAAGATCTGAAAGG GAAGGGGCACACGGATGCAGAGATTGAAGCAATATTTACTAAATATGACCAGGATGGGGACCAGGAATTGACAGAGCATGAACATCAGCAGATGAGAGATGACCTGGAGAAAGAGAGG GAGGATCTGGATCTGGATAGGAGTTCTCTGCCACGTCCTCTGAGCAGCCGCAGCTTCCCCCGAAGCTTGGATGACTccgaggaggatgaggatgaagaCAGCGGACACAGTTCCAGGAGGAGGGGCAGCAGCTCTAGTGGGGTTTCCTATGAAGAGTTCCAAGT ACTTATGAGGCGGGTCGATCGCATGGAGCATTCTATCGGCAGTATTGTCTCCAAGATTGATGCAGTTATTGTGAAGCTTGAAGCGATGGAGAGAGCCAAACTGAAAAGGAGAGATGTGTTGGGAAGACTGCTAGATGGGGTGACAGAG GATGAAAGACTGGGTCGTGACAATGAAATCCACAGGGAACAAATGGAGCGACTTGTGCGAGAGGAGTTGGAGCGATGGGAGTCGGATGATACGGCATCCCAAATGAGCCATCGGTTGGGAACACCACTTGGACTGAACGGCCAGCCTCGTTCGAGGAACTCTCGGCCGTCTTCCTCCCAGTCAGATGGTattgaggggggaggaggaaatggGGGGAATAACATCCATGTGTAG
- the PKD2 gene encoding polycystin-2 isoform X3, with protein MWREGNYISLRTPGFPGRRRRAGKGRRRRRSAPGGGELMAGRGGCRRGREQLELERLGEAARAGSCPPSPPLSACSRQAWSRDNPGFEPEEEGTAAAAAGPVLEMDVEWGSPAAGTSSSLGSGAVGQGGGGRRQRRLPAGRGGAEGPSRHQVPADGAAPRRAAWAKRLARRLRGLWGTRLMEESNTSRERYLKSVLRELVTYMIFLVVLCVLTYGTVSSSMYYYTRVMSQLFLETPVSKMEKTDFKTLSTMDDFWKFTEGPLLDGLYWEMWYNNKTMSENKSFIYYENLLLGVPRIRQLKVRNGSCSIPEDLKDEIKDCYDVYSVANEDTAPFGLRNGTAWTYTNEKDLNGSSHWGLIATYSGAGYYQDLSRTREVTAVQIASLKNNLWLDRGTRAAFIDFSVYNANINLFCVVRLLVEFPATGGLVTSWQFQPVRLIHYISTFDFFLAACEMAFCLFVLYYMVEEILEIHIHRLHYFRSLWNCLDILIIVLSVVAIGISIYRTSTVDTLLKKLLEDQNSFPNFEPLAYWQMQFNNITAVTLFFVWIKLFKFVNFNRTMSQLSTTMSRCVKDVIGFAIMFFIIFLAYAQLAYLVFGTQVDDFSTFQDCIFTQFRIILGDFNFTEVEEANRILGPIYFTTFVFFMFFILLNMFLAIINDTYSEVKSDMAQQKAEMELSDLIRKGYNKAMIKLKLKKTTVDDISESLRQGGGKLNFDELRQDLKGKGHTDAEIEAIFTKYDQDGDQELTEHEHQQMRDDLEKEREDLDLDRSSLPRPLSSRSFPRSLDDSEEDEDEDSGHSSRRRGSSSSGVSYEEFQVLMRRVDRMEHSIGSIVSKIDAVIVKLEAMERAKLKRRDVLGRLLDGVTEDERLGRDNEIHREQMERLVREELERWESDDTASQMSHRLGTPLGLNGQPRSRNSRPSSSQSDGNPTASGGLNGP; from the exons ATGTGGAGGGAGGGCAACTACATCTCCCTCCGTACCCCGGGCTTTCCGGGCCGGCGCCGGAGGGCGGGGAaggggcggaggcggcggcgctcCGCCCCGGGCGGCGGCGAGCTGATGGCGGGCCGCGGAGGCTGCCGGCGCGGAcgggagcagctggagctggagcggcTGGGCGAGGCGGCGCGGGCCGGCTCCTGCCCGCCGTCGCCGCCGCTCTCTGCCTGCTCGCGGCAAGCCTGGAGCCGGGACAACCCGGGCTTCGAGCCCGAGGAggaggggacggcggcggcggcggcggggccggtgctggAGATGGACGTGGAGtggggcagccccgcggccggcACTTCGTCGTCGTTGGGCAGCGGTGCGGTGGGtcagggcggcggcgggcggcggcagcggcggctccccgcggggcgcggcggggcagAGGGGCCGAGCCGCCACCAGGTACCGGCCGACGGCGCCGCGCCCCGCCGAGCGGCCTGGGCCAAGCGCCTGGCGCGGCGGCTGCGAG GTCTGTGGGGGACAAGACTCATGGAAGAAAGCAACACCAGCAGAGAGCGATATCTGAAAAGTGTTCTGCGGGAGTTGGTTACGTACATGATTTTCCTTGTGGTCTTGTGTGTCT TGACTTATGGGACAGTGAGTTCCAGTATGTACTATTACACAAGGGTTATGTCACAGCTCTTCCTGGAAACACCTGTATcaaaaatggagaaaactgaTTTCAAAACTTTGTCCACAATGGATGACTTCTGGAAG ttCACAGAAGGCCCTTTGTTGGATGGTCTTTACTGGGAGATGTGGTACAACAACAAAACCatgtcagaaaacaaaagctttatttattaTGAGAACCTGCTCCTAGGAGTGCCTCGCATTCGGCAGCTGAAAGTGAGAAATGGTTCATGCTCAATACCTGAGGATTTAAAGGATGAAATCAAAGACTGCTATGATGTTTATTCTGTAGCTAATGAAGATACTGCTCCGTTTGGACTTCGGAATGGAACAGC TTGGACGTACACCAATGAGAAGGATTTGAATGGGAGCAGCCACTGGGGCTTGATTGCCACGTACAGTGGGGCTGGTTATTACCAAGACCTCTCAAGGACCAGGGAAGTGACAGCTGTACAGATTGCTAGCCTTAAGAACAACCTGTGGCTGGACAGAGGGACCAGAGCAGCTTTCATTGATTTCTCTGTATACAATGCAAACATCAACCTATTCTGCGTGGTCAG GTTGCTAGTGGAATTTCCGGCAACTGGAGGCCTTGTTACGTCTTGGCAGTTTCAGCCAGTGAGGTTGATTCACTACATCTCCACTTTTGACTTTTTCCTGGCAGCCTGTGAAatggcattttgtctttttgttctttattatatGGTGGAAGAGATCTTAGAAATTCACATTCATAGACTGCATTACTTCAGAAGTCTCTGGAATTGCCTTGATATCCTTATCATTGTG CTCTCTGTGGTAGCTATAGGAATTAGCATCTACAGGACATCAACTGTTGATACGCTCCTAAAGAAACTGCTGGAAGATCAGAACTCGTTCCCCAACTTTGAACCTTTGGCGTATTGGCAAATGCAATTCAACAACATCACTGCAGTCACTCTGTTTTTTGTCTGGATTAAG cttTTCAAATTTGTGAACTTCAACAGAACAATGAGTCAGTTATCCACTACCATGTCTCGCTGCGTCAAAGATGTCATTGGCTTTGCtattatgttttttattattttcttagcaTATGCTCAGTTAGCCTATCTTGTCTTTGGCACTCAAGTTGATGACTTCAGCACTTTCCAGGACTGCAT atttacTCAGTTCCGCATCATTTTGGGAGACTTCAACTTCACAGAGGTTGAAGAAGCTAATCGAATTTTGGGACCAATTTATTTCACTACATTTGTGTTCTTTATGTTCTTCATTCTTTTG AACATGTTTTTGGCCATTATCAACGATACATACTCTGAAGTCAAATCGGATATGGCACAACAGAAGGCAGAAATGGAGCTGTCTGACCTTATCAGAAAG GGCTACAACAAAGCCATGATCAAACTTAAATTGAAAAAAACTACTGTCGATGACATTTCAGAAAGTCTGAGGCAGGGTGGGGGAAAACTAAATTTTGATGAACTCCGGCAAGATCTGAAAGG GAAGGGGCACACGGATGCAGAGATTGAAGCAATATTTACTAAATATGACCAGGATGGGGACCAGGAATTGACAGAGCATGAACATCAGCAGATGAGAGATGACCTGGAGAAAGAGAGG GAGGATCTGGATCTGGATAGGAGTTCTCTGCCACGTCCTCTGAGCAGCCGCAGCTTCCCCCGAAGCTTGGATGACTccgaggaggatgaggatgaagaCAGCGGACACAGTTCCAGGAGGAGGGGCAGCAGCTCTAGTGGGGTTTCCTATGAAGAGTTCCAAGT ACTTATGAGGCGGGTCGATCGCATGGAGCATTCTATCGGCAGTATTGTCTCCAAGATTGATGCAGTTATTGTGAAGCTTGAAGCGATGGAGAGAGCCAAACTGAAAAGGAGAGATGTGTTGGGAAGACTGCTAGATGGGGTGACAGAG GATGAAAGACTGGGTCGTGACAATGAAATCCACAGGGAACAAATGGAGCGACTTGTGCGAGAGGAGTTGGAGCGATGGGAGTCGGATGATACGGCATCCCAAATGAGCCATCGGTTGGGAACACCACTTGGACTGAACGGCCAGCCTCGTTCGAGGAACTCTCGGCCGTCTTCCTCCCAGTCAGATG
- the PKD2 gene encoding polycystin-2 isoform X4, whose product MEESNTSRERYLKSVLRELVTYMIFLVVLCVLTYGTVSSSMYYYTRVMSQLFLETPVSKMEKTDFKTLSTMDDFWKFTEGPLLDGLYWEMWYNNKTMSENKSFIYYENLLLGVPRIRQLKVRNGSCSIPEDLKDEIKDCYDVYSVANEDTAPFGLRNGTAWTYTNEKDLNGSSHWGLIATYSGAGYYQDLSRTREVTAVQIASLKNNLWLDRGTRAAFIDFSVYNANINLFCVVRLLVEFPATGGLVTSWQFQPVRLIHYISTFDFFLAACEMAFCLFVLYYMVEEILEIHIHRLHYFRSLWNCLDILIIVLSVVAIGISIYRTSTVDTLLKKLLEDQNSFPNFEPLAYWQMQFNNITAVTLFFVWIKLFKFVNFNRTMSQLSTTMSRCVKDVIGFAIMFFIIFLAYAQLAYLVFGTQVDDFSTFQDCIFTQFRIILGDFNFTEVEEANRILGPIYFTTFVFFMFFILLNMFLAIINDTYSEVKSDMAQQKAEMELSDLIRKGYNKAMIKLKLKKTTVDDISESLRQGGGKLNFDELRQDLKGKGHTDAEIEAIFTKYDQDGDQELTEHEHQQMRDDLEKEREDLDLDRSSLPRPLSSRSFPRSLDDSEEDEDEDSGHSSRRRGSSSSGVSYEEFQVLMRRVDRMEHSIGSIVSKIDAVIVKLEAMERAKLKRRDVLGRLLDGVTEDERLGRDNEIHREQMERLVREELERWESDDTASQMSHRLGTPLGLNGQPRSRNSRPSSSQSDGIEGGGGNGGNNIHV is encoded by the exons ATGGAAGAAAGCAACACCAGCAGAGAGCGATATCTGAAAAGTGTTCTGCGGGAGTTGGTTACGTACATGATTTTCCTTGTGGTCTTGTGTGTCT TGACTTATGGGACAGTGAGTTCCAGTATGTACTATTACACAAGGGTTATGTCACAGCTCTTCCTGGAAACACCTGTATcaaaaatggagaaaactgaTTTCAAAACTTTGTCCACAATGGATGACTTCTGGAAG ttCACAGAAGGCCCTTTGTTGGATGGTCTTTACTGGGAGATGTGGTACAACAACAAAACCatgtcagaaaacaaaagctttatttattaTGAGAACCTGCTCCTAGGAGTGCCTCGCATTCGGCAGCTGAAAGTGAGAAATGGTTCATGCTCAATACCTGAGGATTTAAAGGATGAAATCAAAGACTGCTATGATGTTTATTCTGTAGCTAATGAAGATACTGCTCCGTTTGGACTTCGGAATGGAACAGC TTGGACGTACACCAATGAGAAGGATTTGAATGGGAGCAGCCACTGGGGCTTGATTGCCACGTACAGTGGGGCTGGTTATTACCAAGACCTCTCAAGGACCAGGGAAGTGACAGCTGTACAGATTGCTAGCCTTAAGAACAACCTGTGGCTGGACAGAGGGACCAGAGCAGCTTTCATTGATTTCTCTGTATACAATGCAAACATCAACCTATTCTGCGTGGTCAG GTTGCTAGTGGAATTTCCGGCAACTGGAGGCCTTGTTACGTCTTGGCAGTTTCAGCCAGTGAGGTTGATTCACTACATCTCCACTTTTGACTTTTTCCTGGCAGCCTGTGAAatggcattttgtctttttgttctttattatatGGTGGAAGAGATCTTAGAAATTCACATTCATAGACTGCATTACTTCAGAAGTCTCTGGAATTGCCTTGATATCCTTATCATTGTG CTCTCTGTGGTAGCTATAGGAATTAGCATCTACAGGACATCAACTGTTGATACGCTCCTAAAGAAACTGCTGGAAGATCAGAACTCGTTCCCCAACTTTGAACCTTTGGCGTATTGGCAAATGCAATTCAACAACATCACTGCAGTCACTCTGTTTTTTGTCTGGATTAAG cttTTCAAATTTGTGAACTTCAACAGAACAATGAGTCAGTTATCCACTACCATGTCTCGCTGCGTCAAAGATGTCATTGGCTTTGCtattatgttttttattattttcttagcaTATGCTCAGTTAGCCTATCTTGTCTTTGGCACTCAAGTTGATGACTTCAGCACTTTCCAGGACTGCAT atttacTCAGTTCCGCATCATTTTGGGAGACTTCAACTTCACAGAGGTTGAAGAAGCTAATCGAATTTTGGGACCAATTTATTTCACTACATTTGTGTTCTTTATGTTCTTCATTCTTTTG AACATGTTTTTGGCCATTATCAACGATACATACTCTGAAGTCAAATCGGATATGGCACAACAGAAGGCAGAAATGGAGCTGTCTGACCTTATCAGAAAG GGCTACAACAAAGCCATGATCAAACTTAAATTGAAAAAAACTACTGTCGATGACATTTCAGAAAGTCTGAGGCAGGGTGGGGGAAAACTAAATTTTGATGAACTCCGGCAAGATCTGAAAGG GAAGGGGCACACGGATGCAGAGATTGAAGCAATATTTACTAAATATGACCAGGATGGGGACCAGGAATTGACAGAGCATGAACATCAGCAGATGAGAGATGACCTGGAGAAAGAGAGG GAGGATCTGGATCTGGATAGGAGTTCTCTGCCACGTCCTCTGAGCAGCCGCAGCTTCCCCCGAAGCTTGGATGACTccgaggaggatgaggatgaagaCAGCGGACACAGTTCCAGGAGGAGGGGCAGCAGCTCTAGTGGGGTTTCCTATGAAGAGTTCCAAGT ACTTATGAGGCGGGTCGATCGCATGGAGCATTCTATCGGCAGTATTGTCTCCAAGATTGATGCAGTTATTGTGAAGCTTGAAGCGATGGAGAGAGCCAAACTGAAAAGGAGAGATGTGTTGGGAAGACTGCTAGATGGGGTGACAGAG GATGAAAGACTGGGTCGTGACAATGAAATCCACAGGGAACAAATGGAGCGACTTGTGCGAGAGGAGTTGGAGCGATGGGAGTCGGATGATACGGCATCCCAAATGAGCCATCGGTTGGGAACACCACTTGGACTGAACGGCCAGCCTCGTTCGAGGAACTCTCGGCCGTCTTCCTCCCAGTCAGATGGTattgaggggggaggaggaaatggGGGGAATAACATCCATGTGTAG
- the PKD2 gene encoding polycystin-2 isoform X2, which produces MWREGNYISLRTPGFPGRRRRAGKGRRRRRSAPGGGELMAGRGGCRRGREQLELERLGEAARAGSCPPSPPLSACSRQAWSRDNPGFEPEEEGTAAAAAGPVLEMDVEWGSPAAGTSSSLGSGAVGQGGGGRRQRRLPAGRGGAEGPSRHQVPADGAAPRRAAWAKRLARRLRGLWGTRLMEESNTSRERYLKSVLRELVTYMIFLVVLCVLTYGTVSSSMYYYTRVMSQLFLETPVSKMEKTDFKTLSTMDDFWKFTEGPLLDGLYWEMWYNNKTMSENKSFIYYENLLLGVPRIRQLKVRNGSCSIPEDLKDEIKDCYDVYSVANEDTAPFGLRNGTAWTYTNEKDLNGSSHWGLIATYSGAGYYQDLSRTREVTAVQIASLKNNLWLDRGTRAAFIDFSVYNANINLFCVVRLLVEFPATGGLVTSWQFQPVRLIHYISTFDFFLAACEMAFCLFVLYYMVEEILEIHIHRLHYFRSLWNCLDILIIVLSVVAIGISIYRTSTVDTLLKKLLEDQNSFPNFEPLAYWQMQFNNITAVTLFFVWIKLFKFVNFNRTMSQLSTTMSRCVKDVIGFAIMFFIIFLAYAQLAYLVFGTQVDDFSTFQDCIFTQFRIILGDFNFTEVEEANRILGPIYFTTFVFFMFFILLNMFLAIINDTYSEVKSDMAQQKAEMELSDLIRKGYNKAMIKLKLKKTTVDDISESLRQGGGKLNFDELRQDLKGKGHTDAEIEAIFTKYDQDGDQELTEHEHQQMRDDLEKERDLDLDRSSLPRPLSSRSFPRSLDDSEEDEDEDSGHSSRRRGSSSSGVSYEEFQVLMRRVDRMEHSIGSIVSKIDAVIVKLEAMERAKLKRRDVLGRLLDGVTEDERLGRDNEIHREQMERLVREELERWESDDTASQMSHRLGTPLGLNGQPRSRNSRPSSSQSDGIEGGGGNGGNNIHV; this is translated from the exons ATGTGGAGGGAGGGCAACTACATCTCCCTCCGTACCCCGGGCTTTCCGGGCCGGCGCCGGAGGGCGGGGAaggggcggaggcggcggcgctcCGCCCCGGGCGGCGGCGAGCTGATGGCGGGCCGCGGAGGCTGCCGGCGCGGAcgggagcagctggagctggagcggcTGGGCGAGGCGGCGCGGGCCGGCTCCTGCCCGCCGTCGCCGCCGCTCTCTGCCTGCTCGCGGCAAGCCTGGAGCCGGGACAACCCGGGCTTCGAGCCCGAGGAggaggggacggcggcggcggcggcggggccggtgctggAGATGGACGTGGAGtggggcagccccgcggccggcACTTCGTCGTCGTTGGGCAGCGGTGCGGTGGGtcagggcggcggcgggcggcggcagcggcggctccccgcggggcgcggcggggcagAGGGGCCGAGCCGCCACCAGGTACCGGCCGACGGCGCCGCGCCCCGCCGAGCGGCCTGGGCCAAGCGCCTGGCGCGGCGGCTGCGAG GTCTGTGGGGGACAAGACTCATGGAAGAAAGCAACACCAGCAGAGAGCGATATCTGAAAAGTGTTCTGCGGGAGTTGGTTACGTACATGATTTTCCTTGTGGTCTTGTGTGTCT TGACTTATGGGACAGTGAGTTCCAGTATGTACTATTACACAAGGGTTATGTCACAGCTCTTCCTGGAAACACCTGTATcaaaaatggagaaaactgaTTTCAAAACTTTGTCCACAATGGATGACTTCTGGAAG ttCACAGAAGGCCCTTTGTTGGATGGTCTTTACTGGGAGATGTGGTACAACAACAAAACCatgtcagaaaacaaaagctttatttattaTGAGAACCTGCTCCTAGGAGTGCCTCGCATTCGGCAGCTGAAAGTGAGAAATGGTTCATGCTCAATACCTGAGGATTTAAAGGATGAAATCAAAGACTGCTATGATGTTTATTCTGTAGCTAATGAAGATACTGCTCCGTTTGGACTTCGGAATGGAACAGC TTGGACGTACACCAATGAGAAGGATTTGAATGGGAGCAGCCACTGGGGCTTGATTGCCACGTACAGTGGGGCTGGTTATTACCAAGACCTCTCAAGGACCAGGGAAGTGACAGCTGTACAGATTGCTAGCCTTAAGAACAACCTGTGGCTGGACAGAGGGACCAGAGCAGCTTTCATTGATTTCTCTGTATACAATGCAAACATCAACCTATTCTGCGTGGTCAG GTTGCTAGTGGAATTTCCGGCAACTGGAGGCCTTGTTACGTCTTGGCAGTTTCAGCCAGTGAGGTTGATTCACTACATCTCCACTTTTGACTTTTTCCTGGCAGCCTGTGAAatggcattttgtctttttgttctttattatatGGTGGAAGAGATCTTAGAAATTCACATTCATAGACTGCATTACTTCAGAAGTCTCTGGAATTGCCTTGATATCCTTATCATTGTG CTCTCTGTGGTAGCTATAGGAATTAGCATCTACAGGACATCAACTGTTGATACGCTCCTAAAGAAACTGCTGGAAGATCAGAACTCGTTCCCCAACTTTGAACCTTTGGCGTATTGGCAAATGCAATTCAACAACATCACTGCAGTCACTCTGTTTTTTGTCTGGATTAAG cttTTCAAATTTGTGAACTTCAACAGAACAATGAGTCAGTTATCCACTACCATGTCTCGCTGCGTCAAAGATGTCATTGGCTTTGCtattatgttttttattattttcttagcaTATGCTCAGTTAGCCTATCTTGTCTTTGGCACTCAAGTTGATGACTTCAGCACTTTCCAGGACTGCAT atttacTCAGTTCCGCATCATTTTGGGAGACTTCAACTTCACAGAGGTTGAAGAAGCTAATCGAATTTTGGGACCAATTTATTTCACTACATTTGTGTTCTTTATGTTCTTCATTCTTTTG AACATGTTTTTGGCCATTATCAACGATACATACTCTGAAGTCAAATCGGATATGGCACAACAGAAGGCAGAAATGGAGCTGTCTGACCTTATCAGAAAG GGCTACAACAAAGCCATGATCAAACTTAAATTGAAAAAAACTACTGTCGATGACATTTCAGAAAGTCTGAGGCAGGGTGGGGGAAAACTAAATTTTGATGAACTCCGGCAAGATCTGAAAGG GAAGGGGCACACGGATGCAGAGATTGAAGCAATATTTACTAAATATGACCAGGATGGGGACCAGGAATTGACAGAGCATGAACATCAGCAGATGAGAGATGACCTGGAGAAAGAGAGG GATCTGGATCTGGATAGGAGTTCTCTGCCACGTCCTCTGAGCAGCCGCAGCTTCCCCCGAAGCTTGGATGACTccgaggaggatgaggatgaagaCAGCGGACACAGTTCCAGGAGGAGGGGCAGCAGCTCTAGTGGGGTTTCCTATGAAGAGTTCCAAGT ACTTATGAGGCGGGTCGATCGCATGGAGCATTCTATCGGCAGTATTGTCTCCAAGATTGATGCAGTTATTGTGAAGCTTGAAGCGATGGAGAGAGCCAAACTGAAAAGGAGAGATGTGTTGGGAAGACTGCTAGATGGGGTGACAGAG GATGAAAGACTGGGTCGTGACAATGAAATCCACAGGGAACAAATGGAGCGACTTGTGCGAGAGGAGTTGGAGCGATGGGAGTCGGATGATACGGCATCCCAAATGAGCCATCGGTTGGGAACACCACTTGGACTGAACGGCCAGCCTCGTTCGAGGAACTCTCGGCCGTCTTCCTCCCAGTCAGATGGTattgaggggggaggaggaaatggGGGGAATAACATCCATGTGTAG